The Flavobacterium johnsoniae genomic sequence CTGCTGCGCAGATGGTGAAGTTTGTGGATAATTTAGGAGGAAATGGTTCAAGCGATATTAGCGGAATGTTTTCTGTTAGTAGTGTAGAAAACTAAAAATATTTCAGAGCCGTCTGAGACTAAAAATCAGACGGCTTTTTAAAATTCATTTAAAATGAAAAAAATATTTGTTTTTATAGCAATGCTTTCATTATTAACATCTTGTAATAATGATGATGCCGATATGATTGCTATTGATAATCCTGAAATTGTTTTAAATATTCCAAAAGGTTTTCCAGAGATAAATAGTTTTGCGAGTTTGAACAAACCAACAAAATACGGTGCAGAATTGGGAGAAAAGCTTTTTTCGGATAAAAGATTCAGTGCAGATAATACGATTTCATGCGCAAGTTGTCATATTCAGGCAAATGCGTTTGCAGATCATAATGCGCAAGCAATTGGAATTCAGGATAGAGTGGGACTTCGTAATGCGCCGTCGCTTCAGAATTTATTGTTTCTAAAATTTTACAATTGGGATGGAAGCAAACTGCAATTGGAAACACAGCCGTTAGTTCCTATTATTACTCACGAAGAAATGGATTCTTCTATTTTGGAAGTTATTGGTAAAATTAAAGATGATGCTGATTATAAAGTTTTGTTTAGAAAAGCTTTTGGCGATTCAGAAATTAATCCAGACAGAATCTATAAAAGCATTGCACAATTTGAATATACCTTGATTTCTTCGAATAGTAAATATGATAAAGTAAAACGAAATGAAGGCGAAACTTTTACGGAAAGCGAATTAGAAGGCTATAAAACCTTTCAGCAGAAATGTGCAAGCTGTCATTCGGGCGAATTGTTTACCGATCAGAGTTTTAGAAATATTGGTTTTCCTTTAAATAAAGATACAAATGAAGCGGGACGTGGTCGCGTTACAGGAATTGCTTCTGATTTTATGAGTTTTCGTGTTCCAAGTTTGCGAAATATAGAATATACAGCTCCTTATGGCAGTTTTGGACAGTTTGCTGACTTAAAATCTGTTTTGGATTATTTTGATAAAGGAGTTTTAGATTCAGATAATTTAGATCCGATTTTTAAGAATAATGGTAAGAGAATTCCGCTATCAGAGACGGAAAAAACGAATCTAATTGCCTTTATGAAAACGCTGAGTGATAAACAGTTTGTTGGAAAGTAATTTGCGAAGCCCTTATTTTAGAGCATTTTTAGCTCTTTTTAATAAGAATAAAATGTTTATAAGGTGTTGATAAATAGTGGGTTGTGACCTGTGTTAAAAAAAAGTTTTGATTGATTAATTGTTTTAAATTTATAATTAAATGATAGTTAATTAATTAAAAGAATTTGCATATGGGAAGAGCTATAAAACTACAGGTTCGTAAAGAATTAGATGGCAAACAGCAATTTAATTTAATTAAGTTGAAAGGAAGTTTGATTACTAAAGGGTATACTGAAATTATACACATCAGTGATAAAGATGAAGAATTTCACATCAACTCTTTCGAAACCGAAGCAAAAAATGAAGTAAGAGAATTTATTCTCGATTTTATTGTCAAAGAAAATTTGAGTAATACCATAAGCGTTCTTGTGTAATAGACTTTCGAATAGAATATTACACAGAATTCGCTTGTATTAAAATTTATACAGCTGTAGAAATAGTTGTATTTTCGTCTAGATAATTGTTCTGTTCTTGGAATGTATTACTAGGTTTTTCATCCCAATCTCCCCAATCTCCTACGTAAGTTTTACGAAATATCAATTCGTTATTATCTCCTGCACAAACGCTTAAACGATTGTTGCACACAACTTTATTTTCGCTTTTATTTATTTGTAGATTTTTCATGGCGTTTGTATTTAAAGATTGTTCAAATTTACAAATAGTTGAAATTTAAACTGTTACATCTCAAACCTGTTTTGTTATCAAATTCACATCTTTAAAATAAAAATCTCCCAGTTTCTAAGCATTGAAACTGGGAGATAGTGAAAAAAAATAAACACAAACTTTTTTAGAATGAATATCTAACTCCAAGCTGTCCTTGAAATCTAGACGCTAACTGATCGACAGTGTAAGGCGTTGAAGTTGGGGCTTTGAATGTATAAGTTGGGTCTCCTGTAGCAACTCCGCCAAGGTTTCCTGATTTTGTTAAACCAATATTTGCTGTTGAATTGTACGTGTTTGGAACGAAATAACTTCTTCCCCAATCTTTATTGATTAAGTTTCCAACGTTTGCCACGCTAAATGAAATTTGGAAAGTTCCTACTTTTGTTACTTGAATTTCATCCATCAATTTCAAATCAGTTTGAATGTTCCAAGGTGTTGTATCGCCATTTCTTTGAGTGAAAGTTCCTCTTCTGCTTTTTAGATAATCATTTCCATTAATAAAAGCTTCGTAATCTGCTACTTGCTGTGCAGCCGTTGCAGATGGAACTCCTGCTGAATTTACTCCGATATATTTTGCAGCTTCAGCAGCATCTTTAAAGATGTAAGCCAATCCAGCTGCTTGTCCAGTTCCTGCGATTGTTGAATTTACAAATCCCCAAGAAAATGGATTTCCTGATTGTGCATTAAAATAAACATTAGCAGATAAAGTATTGTTTGATGCTAATTTTACTCCGTAACCAACATTAGAAACAATTCTGTGTTTGATGTTAAAGTTAGAAGTTGCCAATTGCGGATTATTTGGTGTCAATGACTGATTCATTTGGAAGTTACTTTCCATAGAATTACGAATTCCGTTTGTAATATCGCGAGAATTACCATAAGTATATGCCACCATAAAGTTGAAACCGAAATCGTATGTTTTAGAAATCATTTCTGTAATACTATAACGGTATCCTTTATCTGTGTTTGATAATAAGTAAGCATTTGAGAAAGCAGAGTTTATGTTAGCAGCATAAATTGGCATTTCGTGCTTTGTATCATAAGAAAAATAAGTTGGATTATCAGTTTTGTTTACTTGTTGAAATTCTAAATCGCGAATTACTTTTGTGTAAATACCTTCAACAGTAAATTTATACCCATCTACAGTTTTATCAAAAGCCAATGAATTTCTTAAAACGGCTGGCATTTTAAATTTATTGTCTACTAAATCGGCTTGTACTTTTGGAGTTGCATCATGATAGCCATTAAGTCCGCCAGTTGCCAAAGGATCTCCCACAGCCGCAACTTGAGCAGCTGTTAAGTTGTTTTTGTCGTAACTTCCGTAACCAACACCATCATTATAATATGCATAACCTAACCAAGCAAAAGGAATTCTTCCTGTAAATACTCCAGAACCACCGCGAATTACAAATGTTTTATCTTCATCAACATTATAAGTAAAACCAATTCTTGGAGAAACTAGCGCCGTACTGAAGAAATTATTTTTAATTTGACTTAAAGGCGTGTACGTATAAGTAGTTCCGTAATTTGGATCTGCTGGAGAATTTTGAACTTGCGGACTTAATTTTGGTTTGTTTGGAATGTCTGTATAATCTACACGAACACCAGGCGTTACTTTTAATCTGCTTCCAACTCTAATTTCGTCTTGAGCATAAACACTGTATAGATTTACTTTGAATTTTGCATAAGGATTATCAAAGATTTCATCTCTTGTTGAACCGTCAAACGGATAAGTTCCACGAACACGAGTAGGAAGTTTGTTGTAGAAATCTGTAAGAGATTTGTATGAAACTCTTCCGTTTAAAGCATTTACAAAACCGTAATTAATGTCGTAAAATTCGTTGTGCGTACCAAATAATAAAGTATGATTTCCTGTTTTGTAAGTAAGATTATCTGTAAGTTCAGCCGTATTTTGTTTCATGTTGAAAACAGTTGCTTCACGATCATTTCCTAAGAAAATTGTTCCTCCGTTATAACCAATTTCTGTTTGAGGAAACATAATATTATTTGATTTAGGATCACGATAATCTTTAATAGCAGAATAACTAGCAATAAAAGAGTTCGACCATTGGCTGTTAAAATGACTTTTAAGCTCTAAAACCGTACTGATAGATTGGTTTTTCTGAGTAAAATCCATTCCTGAAAATCGGAAGTTTGCTGCATCGCGCTCTAAGTTTGTTGCTTGAGAAACTACCGTATTGTTTCGTAAAGAGATCGAATGTTTATCGTTGATTTTCCAATCTAATTTATTGAAGAATTTCTGGCTTTTTGCAAAATTGTTGTACGAACCGTAAGTTCCTGGATCAAATCCGTAGTTTGTTTTTACAAAGTTCGAAATTTGTTCAGCAGTTGCATTATCAACCAAAGAAGTCAATTTTCCGTTTGCATCTGTTTGTCCTGCATTGTAGAAAATTGGATCTGTTCTTTCAGCATATTCCATATTCGTAAAAAAGAACAATTTATCTTTTACAATTGGCAAACCTAATCTAAATCCGATTTGGTAATCTCCAAACGCTTTTGGCATTTTAGAACCGTCTCCAGCATTGTTTGGACCTGTAAGTGCGGCACTTCTTCCGTAAGAATAAATAGATCCGCTTACATTATTTGTTCCGCTTCTTGTAACAGCATTAACGCTTCCTCCTAAAAAGTTTCCTAATTTAATATCATAAGGAGCAATATAAACTTGAATATCTTGAATGGCATCTAAACTGATTGAGTTAGAACGCGTACTGCTTCCTGGCATTCCAGAAGTTCCCGATTGACCTCCTAAAGACGGACTAAAACCAATCGCATCGTTATTAATAGAACCGTCAATAGTGACGTTGTTGTATCTAAAGTTAGTTCCAGCAAAAGAGTTGTTCGAACTCTGCGGAACCAATTTAGTAACATCTTGAATTCCGCGGTTTATTAATGGAAGTCCGTTTACTTGTTTTTCGTTGATGTTTGTTCCATTATTTTTAGAAGAAGGTTTAGAACTTGTAATGACAACTTCTTCCAAAACATTATTATCTGCTTTTCCAACTACAATTGTTGGTAAATCATTGTCGCCAAGCGCTAAGTGAATTTGAGCATTAGAGTAATCTTTGGTGTCTTTACTTTTAATTTCTAATTCGTAAGGACCGCCGGCATTTAAATTTTCGAAACTGAATCGGCCTTGTTTGTCTGTAGTTGCTCTGTAAACAGCATTTGTAGGCAAATGAGTTAAGGTTACTTCGGCATCGATAACTGCAGTTGTACCATCGTTGACTTTAGCAGACAAAGAAGAAGTAGTAATCTGAGCAAAAATACTTCCCGCAGTAAGAAGCATTAAAGCCGTGAATAAGAGTTTTAGTTTTGTCATGTTATTTTAGTTATTATTTTCGACAAAGAAACTCTCTTTACTTGTTTTCGATTTAAGGCTTTTGTTAACGAAAAATCAAAAAAAATGACAATGTTAATTTATGATAATGAATAGGTTATTTTATAAATAAAGTCTGTAAGTCTTTAAAATCAAGACTTTGCTAAAAATCCCAGAAATAAAGGGATTAGAGGTAGATTTAAACCAGATTAGAGATAGATTAGAGTGTTATGAGAATGTTACCAACTAGAGAAATCGGCATTTTTGAAATTCAAATCAACGCTATTTTATTTTACTTTTTCTAAGGAAATAAAAGCGAAAAACTAGTTCCTTTTTCAAGTTCAGAATCTACGTTTAAAGTAATATGATGGCGTTTTAAAATTTCCATAGTTATAAAAAGTCCTAAACCTTGACCTTTGATATGACGCGTGCGATCACTTCTAAAAAAGAGATCAAAAATAGATTCTTTGTCTTTTTCTGCAATTCCAGAACCTTGATCGATAATTTTTATTAAAAGCTTTTCTTCTTTTTCTAAAGCAAAAATACTTACAGGCGCAGGAAAAGAAAATTTTATAGCATTGTCTACAATATTATACAGCGCCGTAAAAAGCATATGTTTATTGGCTTGAACAGAAAGCAATTCTTCATTTTGAATGGCTTCCAAATTAAGCGATACTTTAGATTCTGGATATTCAATCGCCTTTTTTTCAAGAACATTCCATAAAATTTCATCAATTCTTATGCTTTCCATTTGTTCAGGTTCGCCAACTTGCAATCCAGATAAAACTAAAAGTCCGTCTAAAATAGATTTTAAATGAAAAGTATCTTTTCGAAGCGATTTTAAAACTTCTTCGTATTGCTCGTTAGTTCTGGGTTGTTGCAACGAAACATCAATATCTCCAATAATAATTGTCAACGGCGTTTTTAGTTCGTGTGAGGCATTTTTTAAAAAGTTATTCTGAATAGTAATGCCGCTTTCTAATCTTTCTAAAAGATAATTAAAAGTCGTAATAAGTTCTCGAACTTCATCTTTTCCGCTTGTTGGCATTTCGAGTCTAGAATGCAGATTTTCTGTCGTAATCGTATTTACTTTTGCAATAACATCTTCAAAAGGTCTAAAAGTTTGTTTTGCTAAATATCTTCCAATAAAGAAATTAAGCGGAATTACAAATAAATACGAAAGAATAAAAATTAAACCCAGAACATCTAATTGTTGGTCGCCAACGGTATCAATTCCAGAAACGACAATAATAAAATCGCCCTGATTATCTTTATAAAATAAACCTGTAAACTGTCTATCTTCTTTTGTAAAATGTAAAATTCTATTTTTAGAAATGGTTTTTAATTCCTGATCGCTTAATTTGATATTTATATCGTCACGCAAATACAATTCTTTCGTTTTAGCATTGTAAATTCTGATAGATTGGTTGGTGATTTTTTTATATTCAATTTCTATCGTTTGGTAGCGCGAACTGTCATTTTTTGTGATTTCATCTTTTTCAAAATAAAAAAAAGCCGTTATTAAAGCACTGTCTTCGAGTCTTTCATAATAAAGTTCCTGTCTATGTTTTTTAAAAAGCAAAAAAGAACCAGCCAGTACAAGACCAACTATAAAAGCAAAAAGCAATGTCGAATTGACGGATAATTTGGTTTTAAGATTCATTGATCTTGTTTTTGAGCATATATCCAGTTCCTTTTATGGTATGAATAAGCGGAGTAGGGAAGTTCTTGTCTATTTTATTTCGTAGATAATTAATATAAACATCAACGGTATTGGTATTCATATCAAGATCAAGATTCCAAACGGCTTCTGCAATTGCAATTCTCGAAAGTGCTTTTTCGCGGTTTTTCATGAAAAAAATCAGCAATTTTAATTCTCTCGAAGAAAGATTAAGTTCTTTTCCGTCTCTCGTGGCGCTTTGTTCTTTCATATTAATTTCAATTCCGGCGTAAGATTGAAAATCTATAATTCCGCTGCTAAATTCAGAACGACGAAGCTGCGCATTTATTCTGGCTAAAAGTTCTTCAAACATAAATGGTTTTGCCAAATAATCATCGGCTCCAGCCTGAAGGCCTTTTACTTTTTCGTGAGGCGTATCTAAAGCGCTAAGTATAAGTATAGGAACAATTATTTTTCTGCCTCGCAAGATTTCGCACACTTCAAAACCAGTTAAATCAGGAAGCATAATATCGAGTATAATAATATCATACTCATTTTCCATTACTTCATTAATAGCGTCAAAACCTTTGTTGACATTTTTAACCTGATAAAGCTGTTCTTCGAGCCCTCTAATAATAAAAGAAGCGACTCTCGGATCGTCTTCAACTAATAATACTTTATTCATAGCAGTAATTGCAAATAGATGGACTAAAAGTAATTCTCTAAATTCAAATCAGAATACTTTTTTGTCATTTTTTGAAATAAAAGGAAAATTACAATTTAGAAAGATCGTCAATAGTATAAAATTTCAACCCTTTTTCTTTGGTGTATTTGCAAAGTTCTTCTAAAGCATAAAGAGGCGTTTCGATTTTTTCGTCTGCATTTTCAACCGTTTTATGACCGTAAAAAATCACGATTTTATCATGCGCTTTGGCATAATCCAATAAAGTTTTATAATACGGAATATTGAATTGTTTGTAATCATCATCAATTCCTAATCCGTAAACTAAGCGATTTCCTTCGTAATAACAATATTGTTGTGGAGCAGGAATTTCATCATAAGTTGTGCCTCTTATTATATCAAAATGTTTCAATAATTCTTTGTCTAATTCGGCATCGCGTGCGCCATCAGGATACGCAAAAGAATGAATGTTGAAACCATCTTTTTTCATTGCCGCTTTCAAAGGAATTATATCATCTTCAATATATTTCTGTATTCCAAACTCTTTTGAATATTTCAATGCATTTAAATGATTATAGCCATGTCCAGCAATATCATGTCCCATATCTTGCAAATAATGCAATTTGTCTTTTTGATCTCTGGTTAAACTTCCGTACCAGCAAACAAAAAAGGTTGCTTTCCAACCAAGCGGACGCAATAATTTTTCGGCATTGTACCAATCATCGATATAATCGTCGTCAAAAGTAAAAACAACTCCCGGCGGATAAGTTTTTTTTATTGGTTTTAAAGGAGTTTTTTCTTCAGAATACATTTTAAAAACCACAATCAATGCAATAACAGCTACAAGTAAAATTGCTGCTATTTTTTTAGAAAATAAATTCTTCATAAAGAAAATTAGGTTAGTTCTTAACTATAAATTAGATACAATTTTATCTTTTTCATTTTCCGTTTTCGCACGTATAAAGATATTTCTTTTTAAATGAATTTTAGATGAATGTTCTAAAAATGAATCAGTTTTTCTTCTTCAAGATCCAAATAATACATCTGTTTTCTAATGATAGATTCGTCAATATGCTGATCATCTTTATTTCGATTAATAAGCCACTGTCTTTGCTGATTTAGCAAGTCGAGATAAATTGCTTTTAGTTCATTTCCAATTGATTCGTCCTCGATTCCTTTGCTATGCTGTTCCCATTTTAGAATTAATTGTTGTAAAGAAGCATTACTTTCTAACTGATCATTATAAGTAGTTTTTAAATAATGTAAAGCATGAGCTGCCAAATCTCTTTTTAAAATTACAGAAGCTTCTTCAGGAGAAACGGGATCGTAAATATTATCTAATTTGATTTTTCTAATGAAATACGGAAGTGTCAATCCTTGAATTAGTAAAGTCAAAAGAATCACAATAAAAGTGATAAATAAAATAAGATTTCGTTGCGGAAAACCGTTTCCGTTATCCAAATAAACAGGAATTGATAATGCTGCAGCCAGCGACACAACGCCTCGCATTCCTGTCCAACCCAAAATAAATGGCGTTTTATAACCAGGATGTCTTCGGTCTGCAACGGTAATAAAATTACGGGCAATTAGCGTTACAATTACGGCACCGTAAGCAGACAATATTCTGCTAACTATTAAAACAAATGTAATTAAAACGCCGTATCCGATTGCTGTAGACAGACTAACGCCTTCAAGTCCAGAAGTAATTTGAGGAAGATCTAAACCAATTAGCATAAAAACCAATCCGTTTAAAATGAAAGAAAGACTTTCCCAGACATTTACGCCTTGTATTCTCGATTTACTGCTCAAAAAACGATGTCTATTATTAGACAAAAGCAATCCGCCACTTACTACTGCTAAAACACCAGAACTATGAACTTCTTCGGCTATAAGATACATTATATATGGAGCAAGAAGCGTTAACACGATATCGACATTTGCATTTGTTGGCAGATATTTATGTGCCTTCATAAAAATCCATCCTATTAATAAACCAATTCCAACGCCTCCAAATATCATCCAGCTGAAACTAATTGCCGCTTTATAAAATATAAATTGCTCGGTCGCCACAGCAATCATTGCAAATCTGAAAATGATTAAAGAAGATGCATCATTCAGCAAGCTTTCTCCTTCTAAAATAGACGACATAGTTTTTGGAACTTTAACAAATTTTAAAATCGCGCCCGCACTTACAGCATCTGGAGGAGAGACAATTCCGCCCAATAAAAAGCCCAAAGCAAGAGAAAAACCTGGAATAAAATAATTGGCTACTAAAGCAACAGAAAGCGCCGAAAGAAAAACAACTATAAAAGCAAAACTGGTAATAATACGTCGCCAGCGCCATAATTCTTTCCAAGAAACCGCCCAAGCAGCTTCGTACAATAATGGAGGAAGAAATATAAAAAAGATAAGATCGGGCTCGATTTGTATTACGGGAACTTTCGGAATAAAACTAATCGCCAATCCAGCCAAAACCAATAATACAGGATAAGCTACTTTTATCTTATCAGCTAACATAATCAGCAATAAAATGACTAAAATAATAGCTAAATAGAAAGGAAAGTTTTCGAGCATTCTTTATTTTTTTAATTTAAAAGTCAACAATATTTTAACCTTATAAAGGTATTTCTTTGTTCAAATTTATCAATTTCAGTTGAATATGCTCAAAAAAAATGCTAACCTATTTAGATTAGCATTATCGGGATTAATTTTTTACAATTTATAAGGCTTCGTACCAACTTAAAATATAGTCTGCAACACCTTCCCATCCTGGTTCTCCACAAATAAAATGACTTTTGCCATCGAATATTTTTAGATCTACACGACCAGCATTGTCTCTATATTTTCGAGCAATTGTTTGAGTTAGGTTAGGAGGAAAGATATGATCGTTACCGCCACCGACAAAAAGAATGGGCTGATGTGGTTTTTTGAAATTGATATTAGAAAAAGAATTTAAAACCAATTCTCTACTGACTTTATAACTTTCTGGGACTGCATATTTTTCAAAAGCAATTTTTCTCTGCGTTTCTGGAATAGTATTAAAAAAAGCATAATCGTACCATTCGCGGCTTCCCATAAAAAACTTTTTTATAGAGAAAAAACCAAAAGCAGGCAACACTGTTTTTAAAGTTTGAAACGGCGGGAAAACGTTTTTTGGCGGAGCACCGTCTATACTTACGCCAGCAGCTGCTTTTCCCAATTCGACTAACTTTAAAGCAGCCATGCCAGCCATAGAATGTCCAATAACTAAAGGTTTTTCAGGTAATGAATCTATTAATTTACTAATATTATTTACCACATCTATAAAACCTGTTTTAGCCAAATCTGGATGTACTTTTGCTCTCAATTCGGCAGGATTTCCTTTGTGTCCGGGGTTTGCAGGCGTGTAAACCGTGTAGCCCTTTTTTTCATAATGCTGTTTCCATTCTGCCCAAGTATTGTCGTTTACGAAGTTTCCATGAATAAGCACAATATTTTTTGATTTTGACATGATTTTTTATTTGATTAAAGTTAGAATTTCTTTAAAAATTTCTCGTCTGGAGTCTCTAACAAGTTCATAAAGACACATTTCAATAGTTGTTAATCCAGCTCCTTTATTTTGAAGTTTTTGCAAAGCAATTTGAATACTTTCTTTTGCTCTTGAAGAAACACAATCTGTTACAATTTCTACTTCAAAATTATGTTCTAAAAATCCTATAGCAGTTTGATATACACAAATATGTGCTTCTATGCCACATATTAGCCATTGCGTTTTACCAGAATCTAAAACCGTTTTCTGAAAAGTTTCATTATCCAAAGCATTGAAACTATATTTTTCAATTGGTTTTTGAAGAGCTAATAATTTCTCTAATTGCGGAATCGTTGCCCCGAGTCCTTTCGGATTTTGTTCTGCCCAGATTATCGGAATTGAAAGAAGTTGACAACCACGAATTAATTTTTCTAGATTTAAGGCTAATTTTTCACTTTCGTTTACAGTGCGAGCCAGTTTTCCTTGAACGTCAATTAAAATCAATCCGGTGTTTTCTTGCTTTAGCATAATTTCAATTATTTGAAATTAAATTTACGGATTTATTTTGTAAAGTATTTATTTTTAGTTGGTTATGAGTTTTTTGCACAATAATTTACTTCAAATACTTTTTAAGTTCTGCAGCAGCCTGAAGAAACAAAGCTTTGGTTTGCGGAATTTCGGCAAGACCATTTAACAAACCAAAATCGTGAATTACGTCATTGTAACGGACAGTTGTAACCACAACTCCCGCATCGCTTAATTTGCGTCCGTAAGCTTCACCTTCGTCTCTTAAAATATCATTTTCAGCGACTTGAATTAAAGTTGGAGGCAAACCTTTCAATTGAGCTAAACTCGCTTGTAAAGGCGAAGCATAAATTTCTTTTCTTTTTGAAGGATCAACATATTGATTCCACATCCATTGCATTAAAGTATCGGTTAGAAAACGCTGTTTGCCATATTTTTTATAAGATTCTGTTTCAAAATTGGCATCGGTTACTGGCCAGAAAAGAATTTGAACTTTGTATAAAGGAGTTCCTTTTTCTTTCGCCATCAGAGCGCTTGCTGTGGCAAGATTTCCGCCAGCGCTATTTCCGACGATTCCTAATTTACTTCCATCAACATTAATTTCATTTCCGTGCGCTGCAATCCATTTTGCTGCCGCGTAAACTTCATTTACAGGCTGCGGATATTTGGTTTCTGGTGCTAGAGAATAATTAACAAAAACACCAACATAACCTGTTAAAACGGTTAAATCACGAACCATTCTTTTATGCGTTGGATAATCTCCTAAAACCCAGCCACCACCGTGAATAAACATAAAAACTGGAAGTTTGCCTTTTGCGCCCACAGGACGTACAATATTGAGTTTGATTTTGTAACCGTCTGCTGTAATTTCTTTTTCCGATTCTTCTATTCCAGATAAATCTACTTTAAAAGCGTTTTGCGCGCCAACCAAAACATTACGCGCATCTGGAACTGGAAGTGATTCTAACGGTGCGCCTCCAGCATTTAAAGGTTTTAAAAAAGCTTTTACAGCTGGTGTTAAATGCGGATCTGAAGCATAATCTGTTTGGGCATAACTTTTCATAGTCATATTGGTTAAAATTATATATGGAATTACAATCATTTTTAAAAAGCTTGATATTTTCATAATGTTTAAAACTTAGATTAATTTTTATTTTACAGAATAAGGC encodes the following:
- a CDS encoding cytochrome-c peroxidase, with amino-acid sequence MKKIFVFIAMLSLLTSCNNDDADMIAIDNPEIVLNIPKGFPEINSFASLNKPTKYGAELGEKLFSDKRFSADNTISCASCHIQANAFADHNAQAIGIQDRVGLRNAPSLQNLLFLKFYNWDGSKLQLETQPLVPIITHEEMDSSILEVIGKIKDDADYKVLFRKAFGDSEINPDRIYKSIAQFEYTLISSNSKYDKVKRNEGETFTESELEGYKTFQQKCASCHSGELFTDQSFRNIGFPLNKDTNEAGRGRVTGIASDFMSFRVPSLRNIEYTAPYGSFGQFADLKSVLDYFDKGVLDSDNLDPIFKNNGKRIPLSETEKTNLIAFMKTLSDKQFVGK
- a CDS encoding TonB-dependent receptor, with the protein product MTKLKLLFTALMLLTAGSIFAQITTSSLSAKVNDGTTAVIDAEVTLTHLPTNAVYRATTDKQGRFSFENLNAGGPYELEIKSKDTKDYSNAQIHLALGDNDLPTIVVGKADNNVLEEVVITSSKPSSKNNGTNINEKQVNGLPLINRGIQDVTKLVPQSSNNSFAGTNFRYNNVTIDGSINNDAIGFSPSLGGQSGTSGMPGSSTRSNSISLDAIQDIQVYIAPYDIKLGNFLGGSVNAVTRSGTNNVSGSIYSYGRSAALTGPNNAGDGSKMPKAFGDYQIGFRLGLPIVKDKLFFFTNMEYAERTDPIFYNAGQTDANGKLTSLVDNATAEQISNFVKTNYGFDPGTYGSYNNFAKSQKFFNKLDWKINDKHSISLRNNTVVSQATNLERDAANFRFSGMDFTQKNQSISTVLELKSHFNSQWSNSFIASYSAIKDYRDPKSNNIMFPQTEIGYNGGTIFLGNDREATVFNMKQNTAELTDNLTYKTGNHTLLFGTHNEFYDINYGFVNALNGRVSYKSLTDFYNKLPTRVRGTYPFDGSTRDEIFDNPYAKFKVNLYSVYAQDEIRVGSRLKVTPGVRVDYTDIPNKPKLSPQVQNSPADPNYGTTYTYTPLSQIKNNFFSTALVSPRIGFTYNVDEDKTFVIRGGSGVFTGRIPFAWLGYAYYNDGVGYGSYDKNNLTAAQVAAVGDPLATGGLNGYHDATPKVQADLVDNKFKMPAVLRNSLAFDKTVDGYKFTVEGIYTKVIRDLEFQQVNKTDNPTYFSYDTKHEMPIYAANINSAFSNAYLLSNTDKGYRYSITEMISKTYDFGFNFMVAYTYGNSRDITNGIRNSMESNFQMNQSLTPNNPQLATSNFNIKHRIVSNVGYGVKLASNNTLSANVYFNAQSGNPFSWGFVNSTIAGTGQAAGLAYIFKDAAEAAKYIGVNSAGVPSATAAQQVADYEAFINGNDYLKSRRGTFTQRNGDTTPWNIQTDLKLMDEIQVTKVGTFQISFSVANVGNLINKDWGRSYFVPNTYNSTANIGLTKSGNLGGVATGDPTYTFKAPTSTPYTVDQLASRFQGQLGVRYSF
- a CDS encoding sensor histidine kinase; this encodes MNLKTKLSVNSTLLFAFIVGLVLAGSFLLFKKHRQELYYERLEDSALITAFFYFEKDEITKNDSSRYQTIEIEYKKITNQSIRIYNAKTKELYLRDDINIKLSDQELKTISKNRILHFTKEDRQFTGLFYKDNQGDFIIVVSGIDTVGDQQLDVLGLIFILSYLFVIPLNFFIGRYLAKQTFRPFEDVIAKVNTITTENLHSRLEMPTSGKDEVRELITTFNYLLERLESGITIQNNFLKNASHELKTPLTIIIGDIDVSLQQPRTNEQYEEVLKSLRKDTFHLKSILDGLLVLSGLQVGEPEQMESIRIDEILWNVLEKKAIEYPESKVSLNLEAIQNEELLSVQANKHMLFTALYNIVDNAIKFSFPAPVSIFALEKEEKLLIKIIDQGSGIAEKDKESIFDLFFRSDRTRHIKGQGLGLFITMEILKRHHITLNVDSELEKGTSFSLLFP
- a CDS encoding response regulator transcription factor; this encodes MNKVLLVEDDPRVASFIIRGLEEQLYQVKNVNKGFDAINEVMENEYDIIILDIMLPDLTGFEVCEILRGRKIIVPILILSALDTPHEKVKGLQAGADDYLAKPFMFEELLARINAQLRRSEFSSGIIDFQSYAGIEINMKEQSATRDGKELNLSSRELKLLIFFMKNREKALSRIAIAEAVWNLDLDMNTNTVDVYINYLRNKIDKNFPTPLIHTIKGTGYMLKNKINES
- a CDS encoding polysaccharide deacetylase family protein translates to MKNLFSKKIAAILLVAVIALIVVFKMYSEEKTPLKPIKKTYPPGVVFTFDDDYIDDWYNAEKLLRPLGWKATFFVCWYGSLTRDQKDKLHYLQDMGHDIAGHGYNHLNALKYSKEFGIQKYIEDDIIPLKAAMKKDGFNIHSFAYPDGARDAELDKELLKHFDIIRGTTYDEIPAPQQYCYYEGNRLVYGLGIDDDYKQFNIPYYKTLLDYAKAHDKIVIFYGHKTVENADEKIETPLYALEELCKYTKEKGLKFYTIDDLSKL
- a CDS encoding Na+/H+ antiporter gives rise to the protein MLENFPFYLAIILVILLLIMLADKIKVAYPVLLVLAGLAISFIPKVPVIQIEPDLIFFIFLPPLLYEAAWAVSWKELWRWRRIITSFAFIVVFLSALSVALVANYFIPGFSLALGFLLGGIVSPPDAVSAGAILKFVKVPKTMSSILEGESLLNDASSLIIFRFAMIAVATEQFIFYKAAISFSWMIFGGVGIGLLIGWIFMKAHKYLPTNANVDIVLTLLAPYIMYLIAEEVHSSGVLAVVSGGLLLSNNRHRFLSSKSRIQGVNVWESLSFILNGLVFMLIGLDLPQITSGLEGVSLSTAIGYGVLITFVLIVSRILSAYGAVIVTLIARNFITVADRRHPGYKTPFILGWTGMRGVVSLAAALSIPVYLDNGNGFPQRNLILFITFIVILLTLLIQGLTLPYFIRKIKLDNIYDPVSPEEASVILKRDLAAHALHYLKTTYNDQLESNASLQQLILKWEQHSKGIEDESIGNELKAIYLDLLNQQRQWLINRNKDDQHIDESIIRKQMYYLDLEEEKLIHF